The following are from one region of the Salvia hispanica cultivar TCC Black 2014 chromosome 1, UniMelb_Shisp_WGS_1.0, whole genome shotgun sequence genome:
- the LOC125204485 gene encoding phosphoacetylglucosamine mutase-like, which translates to MNQEQQSALLRSASRFPIPTGAKFSYGTSGFRADASLLESTVFRVGILAALRSIQTRSVIGLMITASHNQVSDNGVKLADPSGGMLTQSWEPFADALANALHPHSLLQLLVDFIKKENIVLEGAPVSEVLLGRDTRPSGETLLEAAKQGITSFMGTTASNMGIVTTPQLHWMVRAKNKGIEATELNYYDQMLTSFRCLLDYIPQRDSTQNVSDKLVVDGADGVGGEKLENLKTRLGYLTVDVRNCGGGVLNEGVGADYVQKEKMAPRNFGPADAGMRCASLDGDADRLVYFYVISNSNKIDLVDGDKILSLFALFLKEQLCILNGPNDGKACNSYKASLGVVQTAYANGASTDYLKQMGLEVVMTPTGVKYLHEKAAEYDIGIYFEANGHGTVLFSDAFLSWLEIKNQELTSTSQDSDQHKAALRLLAVSRLINQAVGDALSGLFLVEAILKHMRWSIHKWNELYQDLPSRQLKVKVVDRTAVITEKAETKVVSPAGIQEAIDAETDKYPKGRCFIRPSGTEDVVRVYAEASSQEGADHLANSVVRLVEQYLGFGRS; encoded by the exons ATGAACCAAGAGCAGCAATCGGCACTTCTCCGCTCTGCATCTCGCTTTCCCATACCCACAG GAGCTAAATTTTCGTATGGCACATCGGGATTTAGGGCGGATGCGTCGTTGCTGGAATCGACAGTGTTTCGCGTGGGGATATTGGCGGCTCTGCGGTCTATCCAGACGAGGTCGGTGATCGGGCTGATGATCACCGCTTCGCACAATCAGGTCTCTGATAACGGTGTCAAATTGGCTGATCCATCTGGTGGAATGCTCACTCAGAGCTGGGAACCCTTCGCCGACGCCCTTGCTAATGCCTTACATCCACATTCCCTTCTCCAG TTGCTGGTTGATTTCATTAAGAAGGAAAACATTGTACTTGAAGGAGCCCCTGTATCGGAAGTTTTATTGGGAAGAGATACTCGGCCCAGTGGGGAGACTCTTCTCGAGGCCGCTAAACAA GGCATAACTTCATTTATGGGCACTACTGCCTCAAATATGGGAATCGTGACAACTCCTCAACTGCACTGGATGGTTCGTGCAAAAAATAAGGGCATTGAAGCAACTGAACTCAATTATTATGACCAAATGTTGACATCCTTTAG GTGCTTGTTGGATTATATCCCCCAACGAGATAGCACCCAAAATGTGAGTGATAAACTGGTTGTGGATGGCGCTGATGGGGTGGGTGGAGAAAagcttgaaaatttgaagacaAGGTTGGGTTATTTGACAGTTGATGTTCGCAATTGTGGTGGTGGTGTACTTAATGAAGGTGTAGGTGCTGACTATGTGCAGAAAGAGAAGATGGCTCCTCGCAATTTTGGCCCTGCTGATGCTGGCATGAG GTGTGCCAGTTTGGACGGAGATGCTGATCGCCTCGTGTATTTCTATGTAATATCAAATAGTAATAAGATTGACCTTGTTGATGGGGACAAAATATTGTCTCTATTTGCTTTGTTTCTCAAGGAGCAATTATGCATTCTCAATGGACCCAATGATGGAAAGGCTTGCAATTCCTATAAAGCTTCTCTTGGTGTGGTACAAACGGCTTATGCCAATGGTGCATCCACTGATTACCTTAAGCAGATGGGACTGGAAGTTGTTATGACTCCAACAGGAGTCAAGTACCTGCACGAAAAAGCTGCCGAGTATGATATTGGCATTTACTTCGAGGCCAATGGGCATGGTACTGTCTTGTTTTCAGATGCTTTTTTGTCGTGGTTGGAGATAAAAAACCAGGAACTTACGTCAACATCACAAG ATTCGGATCAACACAAGGCTGCTTTGAGATTATTGGCTGTAAGCAGATTGATTAATCAAGCCGTTGGAGATGCATTAAGCGGGCTGTTCTTAGTGGAGGCTATCTTGAAACATATGAGATGGTCTATCCATAAATGGAATGAACTTTATCAAGATTTACCTAGTAGACAACTTAAG GTAAAGGTTGTTGACAGAACTGCAGTTATCACTGAAAAGGCAGAGACTAAAGTTGTGAGCCCTGCTGGTATACAAGAAGCTATTGATGCCGAAACTG ATAAATACCCAAAGGGAAGATGTTTCATACGGCCTTCGGGAACTGAAGATGTGGTAAGAGTGTATGCTGAAGCATCGAGCCAAGAAGGAGCAGACCACCTAGCTAATTCTGTGGTGAGGCTTGTGGAACAATATCTTGGATTCGGCCGTAGCTAA
- the LOC125199776 gene encoding secreted RxLR effector protein 161-like, producing the protein MKDCRPGDTPVAKGDKFSLNQCPKNELAKKEMELLPYASAVGSLMYAQVCTRPDIAFIVGMLGRYLSNPGMDHWKAVKRVLRYLQRTKDYMLTYRKSDQLEIIGYSDSDFAGCQDSRRSTSGYVFMLAGGAISWKSVKQTLIATSTMEAEFIACFEASQHGVWLRNFIQGLQIVDSIERPLKLYCDNKSAVMYSNNNRSSSKSKHIDIKFLAVKDRIQSRQLQIEHLGSTSMLVDPFTKGLPPSVFHEHVFHMGIRPCNTLV; encoded by the coding sequence ATGAAAGATTGTAGACCAGGAGATACCCCTGTGGCTAAAGGTGATAAATTCAGTTTGAATCAATGTCCCAAAAACGAGCTtgcaaaaaaggaaatggaatTACTTCCCTATGCATCGGCTGTGGGAAGTCTTATGTATGCACAAGTATGCACGCGTCCGGATATTGCGTTCATAGTAGGCATGCTAGGTAGATACTTGAGTAATCCCGGTATGGATCATTGGAAAGCAGTCAAACGTGTTTTGCGGTATCTGCAAAGAACAAAGGATTATATGCTCACTTATAGGAAATCGGATCAGCTTGAGATCATTGGGTATTCTGATTCGGATTTCGCGGGATGCCAAGACAGTCGTAGATCCACGTCAGGTTATGTCTTTATGCTCGCCGGAGGGGCTATATCTTGGAAAAGTGTTAAACAAACATTGATAGCCACCTCTACAATGGAAGCAGAATTCATAGCTTGTTTTGAGGCATCACAACATGGAGTATGGCTGCGAAACTTTATTCAAGGACTGCAAATTGTGGATAGTATTGAAAGACCACTCAAGTTATATTGTGACAATAAGTCCGCAGTCATGTACTCCAACAACAACAGGAGCTCGTCGAAGTCTAAACACATTGACATCAAGTTCCTTGCTGTTAAGGATAGAATTCAGAGTAGACAATTGCAAATTGAACACTTAGGTTCGACTTCCATGCTTGTGGATCCTTTTACTAAAGGTTTACCGCCTTCGGTCTTTCATGAGCATGTATTTCACATGGGTATTCGACCTTGTAATACTTTGGTTTAG
- the LOC125199793 gene encoding uncharacterized protein LOC125199793 has translation MYSFHLQKISSSENSSLSSDSSSDDSNIIALNQWEERVSQQNHQIYTIVENMLSTNHNLIVGAQASTVRKRYCERQCEIGVERLINDYFSPNPTYGPEVFRRRFRMHKSVFLRIVEVVTANDEYFQERRDATGRQSLSSIQKCIGAMLVLAYGTSSDVVDEYLRMSSTVTRDSLIHFVEGFISCFGATYLRRPTEQDLARLLYVAEAYQRGFPGMIGSIDCMHWEWKNYPNAWAGQYTGRSGKPTIILEVVASYDLRIWHAFFGTPGSCNDINLLHRSPVFDDVLEGRASYVNYVVNGH, from the coding sequence ATGTACTCATTCCACCTCCAAAAAATTTCTTCTAGTGAAAACTCATCACTTTCATCGGATTCAAGTTCTGATGATTCAAATATCATAGCACTCAATCAATGGGAAGAACGAGtttctcaacaaaatcatcaaatctatACAATTGTTGAGAACATGTTATCCACCAATCACAATCTAATTGTAGGGGCTCAAGCTTCTACAGTTAGAAAAAGGTATTGTGAAAGGCAATGCGAGATTGGTGTTGAGCGTTTGATTAATGACTACTTTAGTCCCAACCCGACATATGGGCCAGAGGTCTTCCGACGCCGATTTCGCATGCACAAATCTGTATTCCTTCGGATTGTAGAAGTTGTTACTGCTAATGATGAGTATTTTCAAGAGAGACGCGATGCTACAGGGAGACAAAGTTTGTCATCGATACAGAAATGTATCGGAGCTATGCTGGTGTTGGCGTATGGGACATCATCCGATGTCGTTGATGAATATTTGCGGATGAGTTCAACGGTGACGAGAGATTCTCTAATACATTTCGTTGAAGgttttatttcatgttttggTGCCACATATCTTAGAAGACCTACTGAACAAGATCTCGCTAGACTTCTATATGTAGCAGAAGCATATCAACGTGGTTTTCCAGGCATGATTGGGAGTATAgactgcatgcattgggaATGGAAGAATTATCCCAACGCATGGGCTGGACAATATACAGGGAGAAGTGGCAAACCAACGATCATTTTGGAAGTTGTTGCATCATACGACTTACGGATATGGCATGCATTCTTTGGAACTCCAGGTTCGTGCaatgatattaatttactCCATAGGTCTCCTGTTTTTGATGATGTCTTAGAAGGTCGAGCATCATATGTTAATTATGTAGTAAATGGTCATTAG
- the LOC125199787 gene encoding low-temperature-induced cysteine proteinase-like produces TLQNFSSPQFHTPSTMASPLLLLFLSLSVLSAAALASDVPIVAKRSDDEVRSLHAAWMAEHGKTYNALGESERRFEIFKENLRYIDEQNALPNRSYRLGTNRFADLTNDEYRKAYLGTKLPDRSHRVKSDRYAPKLGDALPDSVDWREKGAVVGVKDQGSCGSCWAFSTIAAVEGVNAIVTGDLVSLSEQELVDCDTSYNAGCNGGLMDYAFQFIIKNGGIDSDKDYPYTGRDGRCNQNKKNSKVVSIDSYEDVPVNNEAALQKAAASQPVAVAIEAAGWDFQLYQSGIFTGSCGLSLDHGVNVVGYGSENGLDYWIVRNSWGSAWGEKGYLRMQRNVAAKQGLCGIAVEPSYPVKKGPNPPPAPPAPPSPPAPVAPPTTCSKYYACPASETCCCIFQFFGMCFEWGCCPLEGASCCKDHSSCCPHDYPVCNVHAGTCSISANSPLGVKPMVRTRARPIASYARDAAVSSI; encoded by the exons ACACTTCAAAATTTCAGTTCTCCACAGTTCCATACACCATCAACAATGGCTTCTcctcttctccttctcttcctctctctctccgtcCTCTCCGCAGCAGCTCTCGCTTCGGACGTGCCGATCGTCGCGAAGCGCTCCGACGACGAGGTGAGGTCGCTCCACGCGGCGTGGATGGCGGAGCACGGCAAAACCTACAACGCTCTGGGGGAGAGCGAGAGGCGGTTCGAGATCTTCAAGGAGAACTTGCGCTACATCGACGAGCAGAACGCGCTGCCGAACCGGAGCTACAGGCTCGGAACGAACCGGTTCGCCGATCTCACCAACGACGAATACCGGAAGGCTTATCTCGGAACCAAATTACCTGACCGCAGCCACCGCGTGAAGAGCGATCGCTATGCGCCGAAGCTCGGCGACGCCTTGCCGGATTCCGTTGACTGGAGAGAGAAAGGCGCCGTCGTTGGTGTCAAAGACCAAGGCAGCTGCG GGAGTTGCTGGGCTTTCTCCACAATTGCTGCTGTGGAGGGAGTAAACGCCATTGTAACTGGCGATTTGGTCTCGCTCTCGGAGCAAGAGCTTGTGGATTGTGATACCTCCTACAATGCCGGATGCAACGGTGGTTTGATGGACTATGCGTTCCAGTTCATCATTAAGAACGGCGGTATTGATTCTGATAAGGACTATCCATACACCGGCAGGGACGGGAGATGCAATCAGAACAAG AAAAACTCCAAAGTTGTGTCGATTGACAGTTACGAAGATGTTCCGGTGAACAATGAGGCCGCGCTGCAGAAGGCGGCTGCCAGCCAGCCAGTGGCTGTTGCCATCGAAGCCGCAGGGTGGGACTTCCAGCTGTATCAGTCA gGTATCTTCACAGGGTCATGTGGCTTGTCCTTGGACCACGGCGTGAACGTGGTCGGGTACGGGAGTGAGAACGGGTTGGACTACTGGATCGTGAGGAACTCGTGGGGCAGCGCCTGGGGGGAGAAAGGGTACCTGAGGATGCAGAGGAATGTGGCGGCGAAGCAAGGCCTCTGCGGGATCGCAGTTGAGCCGTCTTACCCGGTCAAGAAGGGGCCCAACCCGCCCCCGGCCCCCCCTGCTCCACCATCCCCGCCCGCCCCGGTGGCGCCCCCCACCACGTGCAGCAAGTACTACGCGTGCCCTGCAAGCGAGACCTGCTGCTGCATCTTCCAGTTCTTCGGGATGTGCTTCGAGTGGGGATGCTGCCCCCTCGAGGGCGCCTCGTGCTGCAAGGACCACAGCAGCTGCTGCCCCCACGACTACCCTGTCTGCAACGTGCACGCCGGCACCTGCTCCATCAGCGCCAACAGCCCGCTCGGGGTTAAGCCGATGGTGCGGACGCGTGCTAGGCCGATCGCGAGCTATGCTAGGGACGCTGCGGTTAGCAGCATCTGA
- the LOC125205899 gene encoding uncharacterized protein LOC125205899: protein MSGGDADMMEAEASAPPSAPPREVGPASDPNGIRNLLVMARKLINQGKPSQALEAVIMAMKIQGGDIAVSQGLSRAQELYRNKIQATSAADELASLFAECAIAEAIPLQPEISHQTISEEEPIEPDPQERSILAETGRRQVMLDAFSDGSSFVCLQCGGLVSNQRKEEHYAFWCYKA, encoded by the exons ATGAGCGGTGGCGACGCCGACATGATGGAGGCGGAGGCCTCGGCTCCGCCGTCTGCTCCGCCGCGTGAGGTCGGCCCCGCTTCTGACCCTAACGGTATCAGGAATTTGCTGGTGATGGCTCGCAAGCTCATTAATCAAGGCAAGCCTTCCCAGGCACTGGAAGCG GTGATAATGGCTATGAAAATACAAGGCGGAGACATAGCTGTATCTCAAGGTCTGAGTCGTGCTCAAGAACTATACAGGAATAAAATTCAAGCCACTTCTGCTGCTGATGAGTTGGCTTCACTGTTTGCTGAATGTGCAATTGCGGAGGCCATCCCTCTGCAGCCTGAAATATCCCACCAAACGATAAGTGAGGAGGAGCCAATCGAACCCGATCCTCAAGAGAGATCAATCCTTGCTGAGACAGGGAGGAGGCAGGTCATGCTTGACGCATTCTCTGATGGGAGCAGCTTCGTCTGCTTGCAGTGTGGGGGTCTCGTTAGCAACCAACGTAAAGAGGAGCACTATGCTTTCTGGTGTTATAAAGCCTGA